From the genome of Branchiostoma lanceolatum isolate klBraLanc5 chromosome 11, klBraLanc5.hap2, whole genome shotgun sequence:
GTTCATGGTAGAACTCCCTCTCAGAGAGGAGAACCCGTCAACACTGACGCTATCACACTCATTAAACAGAGCCTGAGCATCCCTGTCATTGCAAACGGTGACATTAAAAACTTAGAGGATGTCAAGCATATACACACATCGACGGGGATCGACGGGGTGATGGCAGCACGCGGTATACTACAGAATCCGGGAATGTACGCCGGTTATGACCAGACTCCACTACAGTGCGTACAAGATTGGGTGGACCTCTCCATAAAGTTGGGTACTCACTTCACATGTTTCCATCACCAcctgatgtacatgtttgaACGAGTCACTCCAAAGTCTGAGAAAAGGGTCTTCAATGCACTGACTAGTACAGCAGCAGTGTTAGACTATCTACAAGAGCATTATGGGGTTTCCTACAATCCTGATAGTACAGTAAATAATGAGACTCCCCCCACACAAAATGGTTATGCTGAATCGATCGCAGACATTTCTACCGATCCGGTTGAATAGCTCAGTTCTAAGAACATGTGGTAATCTTGTTTCAAAGTGGTTCTTATACTAAGTTAAAGAACAGTATATTGCCCTATTCTACTCCTAAATATGTGTAAGAGGATGTTATGTCTATTGTTTGACCCTGTGATtgtgttatctgtacattgccatacattgtcaccattgcaattgttgtgcaaataagatcattcattcattcattcattcatttataaaatcattcattatcATGTCATGTTATTATATGTATGTAATTctctgatacatgtagttatgttgCTACttattacaaatgtacacatgGGTTGCTCACAATTAATGAGACAATAGATATGAAAACAACCAAACATTAACATTATTTCTTCTCTAAGAAGTTATGCTGCTAAAGCTTAGCCGCTTTACGTTTGATTTATATTTGTTTACTTTGAACTTTCCAAACTTTACTGCATGTGTAATGTCGTTTGGACATGTTATCTTGAAATTTTCCCATACTTTAAAAtgtctttttctctcttttgttTTCTGACATGAAATAAAACACACTTTAAAGAATGTTTGTCTTCTTTACTTTCTGTTAGTAAATCATTTACAGATGACTCAGAAATACTGTGTAATAATACTAACAGCCTCCAGTTCAATTTAGGAATTCCACTTTAATTGAGGACTGACCGCCCATAGctcagcaaccttacatctagATGGGCTAATATCGTAAACTATaggtaaaaatgatgtaagaaatacgtaACAGCCATCTAtgactagcctggagtccagccttattagcttccgtccgctacccaaactccgctcctcgccaataattggagcttgggtagcggacggaagctaataaggctggacttcAGGCTTATCTATGACACCCTGGGGATTGGCCAATTCTGAAGAATTCTGTCAGCTGGATCCAGAATTCTGGGATCTGgagcaagaattctaggaatgtTACGCATTTCTTACAACTTTTTTTACCTATAGCTTACGATATTAGGTGTGAGGTTGCTGATATATGGGAGATCAGTCCGCAATTAAACTATATTTCTTAACAGTTTACTAGTACTATATAAACTAATTGTGAAGAAATACCGAGACATATTATAAAACGCTTATGATTATTTTCCCACGTGGATATCTCACTGCACCAGGTTCCCGTTCCACAGTACAgtaaactagcctctaccagaccaGGCTCGACagtcgctgaaaaaatagtagaaattggccaaagaAACATAATAACCAAAAGAGTTAACTGGCCATAGGAGTACAATTTGCGACATATCTGTCTTTGTAATTGACcgatttctatttttttccagcgacctattgagcatggtagaggctaacagtACAGTAAGTGTAACAGGATGTGGACTTTGACCAGCATTAAACAGAATGTTGACTGTTCTTGCAAGGTTGACATAagtaacgtcctatccaaaaCTGCCTGTTTTGACCTGTTTTTCGGTCTGAAAAATTCACTGTGCTTGACGaaaacaaaactacatgtatttgttatttcGGTAAAACAAAAAACGATTCGTTgtcggcaggattcgaacctgcgCGGGCAGAGCCCAATAGATTTCTAGTCTATCGCCTTAACCACTCGGCCACGACAACTCAGATACTCTTAATTGGTTGGCCTGCGGTTCTGTCCGGATCGCAGAACTCCGTCGAAACGCCTAACTCAAAAGCTGAACCTAATGGGTTTTAAACTGTATACCGTTTCCAGTACATAATCTTAACTCCCAAGGACGAAAAACGTAAAGATTGGAGACAAAATTTGCAGGAATGAAGGGACTTGACTTTTATATTGATTTTTATAAGCCCAGATTTTTTTCATGCCACGGGTAGTCACTTCTAAATTAGAATCGAAGACAAGAGTTGTCTTACAAAGCACGAACAATACGTTGACTTTCTAAAGCAAGGCAAAGCGTTTGTTGACAAAAATTATTACTAACTTGCAATTTGTGATGGCCTCGGGTTGTAGTCTTCGCACGGACAGTAAAAGTGACTTCTTTTTTAATCAGTAAACTATGTAGCACATCTGAGGTAATGTTACAATCCTAGTGTGTCGTATATCTAAGAAAGAACCAAAATTTATACATTTTTCTCATGGATAAAGTTCATAAACCAACATCTAACTTTTTAAAGGCATCTAGACCATATCCTTATTTTTATTGCAGAGAAACTTGTACTTTCTATCTGCCGTTCTCGCCTAGAGGGAGATATGTCTACACTACAGTCCAAACAGGTGAATCACTCCACAATAAGACAATTTAATGACAACCATAAACAGGTGAATAGGACTGCGTATCGGGACGAGGTGGCCGAGTGGTTAAGGCGATGGACTGCTAATCCATTGTGCTCTGCacgcgtgggttcgaatcccatccTCGTCGATACaatttattttgtcagattatCGACTATAATTGCTGTTTTGTTTGGTGGTGATTTTCGTACTTGTCGAGCCAAGTTTACAGCATGTATAATCCACTTATACAACAACAATCCGGCCAACTGGACTGGTGTTCGAATTTTGGGGCCAAAGTTCAACCTACCAATAATCACTGGTAATTATTAATTGTATACGTAATTTGCTTGAGGAAAAGACCCTTGCACACCTCTGACTGTGATGTTAAATGTGAACAAATCGCTTTGTCTGCATACGACAGAGTAATCAGGCTGTAAGTAACGActataaccaaggacattatatatcctatataatgtccttgctataaCTAACGAAACGTTAACGTAACGCCATAGTTTGAGTTTCTGTGTCGACAAATCAATAAATGTTAGGATCTTGCCACCAAAAATATGTTtgaagaactgtttacaaaattGACGACCCGGATGTTGATGATTCAGCTACACACGTCTGTCGTCTGATCGTGACGTCACTGTCTACATACCACCATGTCCGCTCCATGCCCGGCTTGGCAGCAGTTCCAGCGTAAGTCGTTAAGGGGCGTTACCGCACAGACCACACTCCTTCCTTTATttaccagtacatgtataatgtgtaaggtaacagttactctagcaactggatagaatttggaaacggGCAGACGTTTTCAGACAACATACGCtgtatttcgtcagtgaccGAAGTACAAACCGCAGTCACCCGGTTTTAAACCAAAACTGTTAAGTTGCAAAAATGTAATTGTATACAGTAGCTAAGACCTTACAGCAACTAACTGAACACTTTTCCAAATAGGTCCAGCCATTTTTATACATATCAAATTCTTCATAGTAAGATGAATTTGATAGCCATTAATAAAGaccgcttttgatccatgcagCTGATGGTGTATGTCCTCCCGGCTTgcgaaaatatgaaaatataaacaaGTCCAGAcgtacaagcaaacaaatatgaaatgaCACTGAAGTGATGGAATGCCTGTCAGTTCgtgtttttattttctctttATAAACTTTCTGAAATTTCAATCCCCCAAACAACAAACTAAAACTGCCAACCAAGCATCTCTAAACGCATCCccaaaaagttttgtttttagaaatggCCCCAACCTCATTGTCATATCATCTTGAGAGATGGACACAACGAAAAAATAATGAACAGCTAATAATTATAAATATagaaacagcaaaaacaagtTGCAGAATTGAAAGAATAGAGAGACGCCTTACATCGTCAGAAtttatacataatatacattttAAAAAGCTGTGATACAAAGATTCTCACAAAGTGAGATTGACTAGTATATTTAAGGTCATAAAGGTTGTCGTGGCCGAGTGGTTAAGGCGATGAACTTGAAATCcaagttcgaatcctgtcgGCAACGTTTGTTCTTTTATTGCCATAAATGGCAATTTTCTCAATCTTATAAATTCTGGAAGCTGGTTGTCGTCTGTACTGTAAGAATACCTTCCATGTTCTTTGTTActtatactagtattttttttaaatatcatatCACCCTGCCACTGGTAACcgaaaaataatttcaaaatgCCTGACGATCTTCTGCCGACCATGCACCTGTTCGTAAAGGTAATTTCGggtccgccccccccccccccacccccaacagAGTAACATAGTTGGAGTTTCAGTCAGGATCGCTAGGCGGTGCTGAAGTCGTCCACAATTTGCATAGCTCTGGCATCCTCAGCCCTGTGGTGAAACATGGATAGGATGTCACACATGAAGATGATATAtcagcaaacaaacaatgagTTTAATACGTTGATTAAAGTTAGAAATCATGGTAATAACATACGTAAGGTAACAGTTACATTTAGGAAACATTTGCAAAATTTTGCTAATGTTCATCACTGATTATAAGTgggtgctacctgaaacgtGTTGCCGTTTCCAACATCTGTCAAGTTGCATGAGTATCTGTTGCCttgtaaatgaatgaattagaTATGATTTATAAATAAGCTTTTTCACACTTCCGTGCACGCATGCGCGGCGATAGGTTTTGTCGgttatatgtcaaaggtgaaggcccttaaTTTGTAGACTCGTCTCGACCATTGCATTACGATGTCCAGACGGGTTTTGCCGAAGTGTCGTGgggcttcacctttgacatatttccCACAATTCCAgtcgccgcgcatgcgtactcagACATGGCAAAGAGCTTATACGGCGACTCCAAAGTCAAAATGGCTATCTATACTTTATGCTTTAATTACGGACGGGGCTGAATCATTTATTCAATGATCTATCCAAGTGGCACGTACCTCTCGTACATCGGATTCTCCACAGCCAGATCATCGGTTCTGTAGTGAACAAAGTGCGTGACAATCAAAATTGTAACGCTTATAGATGTATATTATGTGTTACCAAGAAAACCTTTTTACCTAAAAGAAATCTGTCCAAATAACACTCACCCCATGACTCCCATCTTCACATTCTCTCCATAATCGTCCATCAGCAAAAGCTCAGACGGCTTTCTAGACCTGGGATACGGAATAAGTGTACCATGCAGGTCAAGGGTTAAAAGGCGCCTAGTTATTGTTGACAATTGGCTTTGCCAGAGTTGATATATACAAACAATATTCACCAGCCAGGCTGATCGTCCGAAGCCCCTCGTATGCACATCACCTTCTGGGACAGTGATGGTATGAATGGTAGGACTTCACGTCGTGTCTAGGTTGTTGTCATAAATATAAcatcaaatgactgtgtatctctgttatattgtatctgacccttacctcttccctcatgacctcaatgaaaagcggactgcgtgccgatttgagcttatcatgaataaacaaaggttcaaacaaacaaacaatttatcTTACCACACACGTTTATTAGACCGACACACCTTCTTCGCCTGTACAGGACGCCTCCTATTACAGCAACCAGCAGTAAAACAGCGCCCCCTGTCCCTGCAGCTACGTATATGCTCGTCATGTTGGAAGTGTCCAGGTCAGACAGACCGCCAGGTTTCTCGTTCTTCGCTGCAGTCGTGTCTATTTGACTTATAGTACTCTTCTCAGTGGACACTAGCTTTGTGTTAGTCACATAGCCAGGTTTGTAACTTGAACCCCTGGTTGAAATTGTTTGCTCGGTTGTGGTCAAAGGGCCTGATGTTGTTTTATGCCATGTCGTGCTGTCAGGGTATcttgttgttgtctttgttgATATTTTAGAGGTTGTTTGAAAAGTAGAGACTGGCGCGTTGGGGATTGTGACGGTTGTACCCTGGATTGTATACGGGGTTGTCGTGGTCCGCAATCTGGTGGTTGTATCCGGGATGGAGGTTGTGAGCAGCATACCTGTTGTATCCGGAAGTGACGTGGTGGGTAATAGGGTGGCTATATCTGGGATATTGGTTGGCAATGTCGTGGTTGTATCCGGAAGTGACGTCGTTTGCAACGTAGTGGTTGTATCTAAATGTGACGTGATTGGTAACCTGGAAGTTGCTTCTGGAAGTGACGTCGTTGGCAATTTCTTGGTTGTATCGGGTATAGATGTTGGCAATCTCGCGGTTGTGTCTGGGATAGTTGTCGGCAATATCGTGGATGAATCTGGGATTGTTGTTAATGTCGTGAAGGTGTCTGGGAAGGTTGTAGGCGGTGCCTTCGTTGTATCCGGGATACTATTTGGCGAAATGGTGGTTGTATCTGGAatagtagttggcaatgtggtGGTTGTATCTGGAATAGTTGTTGGCAATGTGGTCGTTGTATCTGGAATAGATGTTGGCAACATGGTTGTTGCGTCTGGGatggtagttggcaatgtggCGGTTGTATCTAGGATAGTAGTTGGCAATCTGGTAGTTGTGTCCGGGACGGTGGTTGGCAATGTCGTGGTTGTATCTGGGATCGTTGCTGACAATGTGGTGGTTGTATCTGGAATAGTTGTCGGCAATATGGTGGTTGTATCTGGAAGAGTTGTTGGCAATGGGCTGGTTGAAATTTGGATGCTAGTAGTAGTTCGCAATGTGGTGGTTGTATCTGGAATAGTTGCTGGCAATGAGTTGGTTGTATCTAGGATAGTACTTGGCAATGTGGTGGTAGTATCTAGAATAGTGGTTGGCAATGTCGTGGTTTTATCTGAAATAGTGGTTGGCAATGTGGTGGTTGTATCTGGGATGGTGGTTGGCAATGTGGTGGTTGTATCTGGGATCGTGGTTGGCAATGTAGCGGTTGTATCTGGAATAGTGTTTGGCAACGTAGCAGTTGTATCTGGAATAGTGGTGGTTATTATCGCGGATGTATCCGGGATAGTGGTTGGCAATGTCGTGGTTGTATCTGGGATCGTGGTTGGAAATGTGGCGGTTGTATCTGGAATAGTGGTTGACAATGTAGCAGTTGTATCTGGAATAGTCGTTGTCAATATCGTGGATGTATCCGGAATAGTGGTTGGCAATGTCGTGGTTGTATCTGTGATAGTGGCTGGCAATGTGGCGGTTGTATCTGGGACAGTGGTTGACAATGTCGTGGTTGTATCTAGGATAGTCGTTGGCAATGTGGTGGTTGTATCTGGGATAGTTGTTGGCAATATGGTGGTTGTATCTGGGATAGTTGGCAATGTGGTGGTTGTATCTGGGATCGTGGTTGGCAATGTCATGGTTGTATCTAAGATAGTTGTTGGCAATATGCTGGTTGTATCTGGGATCGTGGTTGGCAATGTGGTCGTTGTATCTGGAATAGATGTTGGCAACATGGTTGTTGCGTCTGGGatggtagttggcaatgtggCGGTTGTATCTAGGATAGTAGTTGGCAATCTGGTAGTTGTGTCCGGGACGGTGGTTGGCAATGTCGTGGTTGTATCTGGGATCGTTGCTGACAATGTGGTGGTTGTATCTGGAATAGTTGTCGGCAATATGGTGGTTGTATCTGGAAGAGTTGTTGGCAATGGGCTGGTTGAAATTTGGATGCTAGTAGTAGTTCGCAATGTGGTGGTTGTATCTGGAATAGTTGCTGGCAATGAGTTGGTTGTATCTAGGATAGTACTTGGCAATGTGGTGGTAGTATCTAGAATAGTGGTTGGCAATGTCGTGGTTTTATCTGAAATAGTGGTTGGCAATGTGGTGGTTGTATCTGGGATGGTGGTTGGCAATGTGGTGGTTGTATCTGGGATCGTGGTTGGCAATGTAGCGGTTGTATCTGGAATAGTGTTTGGCAACGTAGCAGTTGTATCTGGAATAGTGGTGGTTATTATCGCGGATGTATCCGGGATAGTGGTTGGCAATGTCGTGGTTGTATCTGGGATCGTGGTTGGAAATGTGGCGGTTGTATCTGGAATAGTGGTTGACAATGTAGCAGTTGTATCTGGAATAGTCGTTGTCAATATCGTGGATGTATCCGGAATAGTGGTTGGCAATGTCGTGGTTGTATCTGTGATAGTGGCTGGCAATGTGGCGGTTGTATCTGGGACAGTGGTTGACAATGTCGTGGTTGTATCTAGGATAGTCGTTGGCAATGTGGTGGTTGTATCTGGGATAGTTGTTGGCAATATGGTGGTTGTATCTGGGATAGTTGGCAATGTGGTGGTTGTATCTGGGATCGTGGTTGGCAATGTCATGGTTGTATCTAAGATAGTTGTTGGCAATATGCTGGTTGTATCTGGGATCGTGGTTGGTAATGTGGTGGTTATATCTGGGATAGTAGTGGGCAATGTGGTGGTTGTATCTGGGATAGTAGTTGGCAATGTTGTAGTTGTGTCCTGGATCGTCGTTGACATTGTCGTAGTTGTATCTAGGATAGTGGTTGGCAAAATGGAGGTATCCGGAAGTGACGTGGTTGGCAGCAGGGTGGTTGTACTCATTTCAGTGGTCGCTGCAGTAGTAGTTTCTGGTAATCCTGGTaggtaaaggaaaaaaaataaaaacttgtcACTCATCCTCATAACTCTAACATCATCTGGTCTAGTACAGACTAGAAAAGCAGCATttgcaagaaaatacacaatatttaccttcacatggtgtAGGCTACCAAATTACTGCTCTATCTATTCTTATTCAACACATTGATATATGTGGTGGACAGCCCCTgccctgccacttgctacatgaTGTAGTCGAACACTACAGGGTCTCTTCTACTTTACCAGAAACCATGGTGTCAGCCATGCCATCTTGTCTAGggcattgaccttatttgtttgaaacagaagaa
Proteins encoded in this window:
- the LOC136445458 gene encoding salivary glue protein Sgs-3-like; translated protein: MLLTTSIPDTTTRLRTTTTPYTIQGTTVTIPNAPVSTFQTTSKISTKTTTRYPDSTTWHKTTSGPLTTTEQTISTRGSSYKPGYVTNTKLVSTEKSTISQIDTTAAKNEKPGGLSDLDTSNMTSIYVAAGTGGAVLLLVAVIGGVLYRRRRSRKPSELLLMDDYGENVKMGVMGTDDLAVENPMYERAEDARAMQIVDDFSTA
- the LOC136444264 gene encoding uncharacterized protein, with translation MEDGRILNSQVSAYSSYTDNNNPATGAGRLNNGWAWRPSGTGTANWLQVSLYNTTLLTGLLTQGGNRASAKEFRVQYREEPVGNWMMYKNATTGENVVFSRPSEHSATVLHNFEPAVFLRYFRLRPVSYYGDSFRIRIELLGCESPTGTCDGPLGMEDGRIAHTQLTASSVYNTEDNRFNPRNGAGRLYGRYPWRPSRNNVNQWLQIDLLEKTTITNLISQGANSNVFVRTFVVSYRDDTTTAWQTYRNPDGDSTISRPESITNTPVDHSFDPPIVARYFRINPKTWKGSIRMKVELLGCAGLPETTTAATTEMSTTTLLPTTSLPDTSILPTTILDTTTTMSTTIQDTTTTLPTTIPDTTTTLPTTIPDITTTLPTTIPDTTSILPTTILDTTMTLPTTIPDTTTTLPTIPDTTTILPTTIPDTTTTLPTTILDTTTTLSTTVPDTTATLPATITDTTTTLPTTIPDTSTILTTTIPDTTATLSTTIPDTTATFPTTIPDTTTTLPTTIPDTSAIITTTIPDTTATLPNTIPDTTATLPTTIPDTTTTLPTTIPDTTTTLPTTISDKTTTLPTTILDTTTTLPSTILDTTNSLPATIPDTTTTLRTTTSIQISTSPLPTTLPDTTTILPTTIPDTTTTLSATIPDTTTTLPTTVPDTTTRLYNDHIANHDPRYNQHIANNYLRYNHDIANHDPRYNHHIANYPRYNHHIANNYPRYNHHIANDYPRYNHDIVNHCPRYNRHIASHYHRYNHDIANHYSGYIHDIDNDYSRYNCYIVNHYSRYNRHISNHDPRYNHDIANHYPGYIRDNNHHYSRYNCYVAKHYSRYNRYIANHDPRYNHHIANHHPRYNHHIHPNFNQPIANNSSRYNHHIADNYSRYNHHIVSNDPRYNHDIANHRPGHNYQIANYYPRYNRHIANYHPRRNNHVANIYSRYNDHIANNYSRYNHHIANYYSRYNHHFAK